The following are from one region of the Amycolatopsis sp. QT-25 genome:
- a CDS encoding TetR/AcrR family transcriptional regulator, which translates to MTDRLSRIPRSDALDNRGRILEAARELFAAEGLTVPMREVARRAEVGPATLYRHFPTKEILATEAFTDQMRTCHVVVEEGLADPDPWRGLCSVLEKLCELHSRDRGFTAAFVSAFPKAVDFTADRDYTLRAIAELAGRAKDTGELRADFVFDDLILMLMANNGIQAASPAAQVAASRRFAALVIQSFRAAPEQPPLPPVARLALVVPGKTR; encoded by the coding sequence GTGACCGATCGTTTGTCTCGGATCCCGCGCTCGGATGCCTTGGACAACCGTGGACGCATCCTCGAAGCGGCTCGCGAGTTGTTCGCCGCCGAAGGGTTGACCGTGCCGATGCGGGAGGTCGCGCGCCGCGCCGAAGTCGGTCCCGCCACCTTGTACCGCCACTTCCCGACCAAGGAAATCCTGGCGACGGAGGCCTTCACCGACCAGATGAGGACGTGTCACGTCGTCGTCGAGGAGGGGCTCGCCGATCCGGATCCGTGGCGCGGCTTGTGTTCCGTGCTCGAGAAGCTTTGCGAGCTGCACTCGCGCGACAGGGGCTTCACCGCGGCTTTCGTGTCGGCTTTTCCCAAGGCGGTGGATTTCACCGCCGACCGCGACTACACACTCAGGGCGATCGCCGAACTCGCGGGCCGGGCCAAGGACACCGGGGAACTCCGCGCCGACTTCGTGTTCGACGACCTGATCCTCATGCTCATGGCCAACAACGGGATCCAGGCCGCTTCGCCCGCCGCGCAGGTCGCGGCGTCCCGGCGGTTCGCCGCGCTGGTGATCCAGTCCTTCCGCGCCGCACCGGAGCAGCCGCCGCTGCCACCGGTGGCGCGGCTGGCCCTCGTGGTGCCGGGAAAGACCCGTTGA
- a CDS encoding zinc-binding dehydrogenase, which translates to MRAVEIRKFGAPEGLAVIDLPSPVPAAGEVLINVEAIGVGGVDTVIRSGALAGFGIEEGHVPGNEVAGTVSAVGAGVDPAWAGRRVWAVTGESGGYVERTALSVEKILPLPDDLSATDAVTLGTSGMVAHFALAHAHFAAGESVLVRGAAGGIGIMTVQLAAAGGASAVAVTTSSAARGDRLRELGATHVLDRSGDGDGPAGYDVIIDIVSGVDMPSFFDRLNPNGRLVLVGVVAGMPPADFGTKLMATFRKSLSFTAFSANSIPEADQRVVEAAQFAAAVRGELRPVVHEVLPLEEAVLAHRKMDDGEVFGRIVLTP; encoded by the coding sequence ATGCGAGCAGTGGAGATCCGGAAGTTCGGCGCCCCCGAGGGCCTTGCCGTGATCGACCTACCCTCCCCCGTTCCCGCCGCGGGCGAGGTGCTGATCAACGTGGAAGCGATCGGCGTCGGCGGCGTCGACACCGTGATCCGGAGCGGGGCCCTCGCCGGTTTCGGCATCGAGGAAGGACATGTTCCCGGCAACGAGGTGGCGGGCACCGTCAGCGCGGTCGGCGCCGGGGTCGATCCGGCCTGGGCCGGGCGGCGTGTCTGGGCGGTCACCGGCGAGAGCGGCGGCTACGTCGAGCGAACCGCCCTTTCGGTGGAGAAGATCTTGCCCCTTCCCGACGACCTGTCCGCCACGGACGCGGTGACGCTCGGGACCTCCGGCATGGTCGCCCATTTCGCGCTCGCCCACGCCCACTTCGCCGCCGGCGAGTCGGTGCTGGTGCGCGGGGCGGCGGGCGGCATCGGGATCATGACGGTGCAACTCGCGGCGGCCGGTGGTGCGAGCGCGGTCGCGGTCACGACGTCCTCGGCCGCACGCGGCGACCGCCTGCGCGAACTGGGCGCGACCCACGTGCTCGACCGTTCCGGTGACGGGGACGGCCCGGCGGGTTACGACGTGATCATCGACATCGTGTCCGGTGTGGACATGCCCTCCTTCTTCGACCGGCTGAATCCGAACGGCCGGCTGGTGCTCGTCGGTGTGGTGGCGGGCATGCCACCGGCGGACTTCGGCACGAAGCTGATGGCGACGTTCCGGAAGTCGCTCTCCTTCACGGCCTTCAGCGCGAATTCGATTCCGGAGGCGGATCAGCGGGTGGTCGAGGCGGCGCAGTTCGCCGCGGCGGTGCGCGGCGAACTGCGCCCGGTGGTGCACGAGGTGCTTCCGCTGGAGGAAGCCGTGCTGGCGCACCGGAAGATGGACGACGGTGAGGTGTTCGGCAGGATCGTGCTGACGCCGTAG
- a CDS encoding ATP-grasp domain-containing protein, producing the protein MNEANGVLLIIGSGLKLYREYLVSSIHRCAREAGLGLVLLNNLKPTWQHAYFDEIVHTDVFDADEMLAAAREVAGRHRIAGLMCWDEPVVLAAGELAAELGVPGLSVDGVRGCRDKNRTRTVLTAEGLPQPGYALTTGLDEARAAAAGIGYPVVLKPRAMGASIGVVYAADESEVDAAFGVAMGAATVDQSRYGGGAIVEGYVSGPEISIDAAVHEGEYLPMFVARKETGDQPYFEEIGHVVDAGDPLLHDAELMDVLARAHRALGVRDGITHSEVRLTDRGPLIIEINGRLGGDLIPFLGRTATGLDPGEILFAVATGRRPVIAPTRHAVAGIRFGYPDHDCLVREVTVPAEAPGLVVASPMVDPGTTLRLPPGGYIARHSFVVCEADDQETCARRLAAAAALVRVDADPVDPPAPGTAFEMPAGLLDVDEHEGVSA; encoded by the coding sequence ATGAACGAAGCCAACGGTGTCCTGCTGATCATCGGCAGCGGCCTGAAGCTGTACCGCGAATACCTGGTCTCGTCCATCCACCGGTGCGCCCGCGAGGCCGGACTCGGCCTGGTGCTGCTGAACAATCTCAAGCCCACCTGGCAGCACGCGTATTTCGACGAGATCGTCCACACGGACGTGTTCGACGCCGACGAGATGCTCGCCGCCGCCCGTGAGGTCGCCGGTCGGCACCGGATCGCCGGCCTGATGTGCTGGGACGAACCGGTCGTGCTGGCCGCGGGCGAACTCGCCGCCGAACTCGGGGTCCCCGGATTGAGCGTCGACGGCGTCCGCGGTTGCCGCGACAAGAACCGCACCCGGACCGTGCTGACCGCGGAAGGCTTGCCGCAGCCGGGATACGCCTTGACCACCGGCCTCGACGAGGCCCGCGCCGCGGCCGCCGGGATCGGGTATCCGGTGGTGCTCAAGCCGAGGGCGATGGGCGCGAGCATCGGCGTGGTGTACGCCGCCGACGAGTCCGAAGTGGACGCCGCGTTCGGGGTCGCCATGGGCGCCGCCACCGTCGACCAGAGCCGCTACGGCGGCGGCGCGATCGTGGAGGGCTACGTCTCCGGGCCCGAGATCAGCATCGACGCGGCCGTGCACGAGGGCGAGTACCTGCCGATGTTCGTGGCCCGCAAGGAAACCGGCGATCAGCCGTATTTCGAGGAGATCGGGCACGTCGTCGACGCCGGCGATCCGCTGCTGCACGACGCCGAACTGATGGACGTCCTGGCGCGGGCGCATCGCGCGCTCGGCGTGCGGGACGGCATCACCCATTCCGAGGTCCGGCTGACCGACCGCGGCCCGCTGATCATCGAGATCAACGGGCGTCTCGGCGGCGACCTGATCCCGTTCCTCGGCCGGACCGCCACCGGTCTCGATCCCGGCGAGATCCTGTTCGCCGTCGCGACCGGACGGCGGCCGGTCATCGCCCCGACCCGGCACGCGGTCGCCGGGATCCGGTTCGGCTACCCGGATCACGACTGCCTGGTCCGCGAAGTCACGGTTCCCGCCGAAGCGCCGGGCCTGGTCGTCGCTTCGCCGATGGTCGACCCGGGGACCACCCTGCGGCTGCCGCCCGGCGGCTACATCGCCCGGCATTCGTTCGTGGTGTGCGAAGCCGATGACCAGGAGACCTGCGCCCGGCGGCTGGCGGCGGCCGCCGCCCTGGTGCGGGTCGACGCCGATCCGGTGGACCCACCGGCACCCGGTACCGCCTTCGAGATGCCCGCCGGGCTGCTCGACGTCGACGAACACGAGGGAGTTTCCGCATGA
- a CDS encoding fatty acyl-AMP ligase, with the protein MTASPEDVPEQVLRTSIVERLFAREADPRPLFTHQDHGAGLDHTVTWTEFVSRVRVVAGALRRVTRPGDRAAVLTGQDLNYPLAFFGALATGLVAVPLMAPGTPAQRGRLTGVLADCDARVWLTSASAAAKVREAGTPEHLIVVDELSGPGAEPLPVTPESPAYLQYTSGSTREPAGAVIPHRAVAAACWQASRAYAVNEHTTCAGWIPFFHDMGLIQLLCLPVHAGARSVFMSPAEFVHRPLRWLRQLADHPAVFTAAPNFAFDLAAEAAEAAEEAGDDLDLSDVRVALNGAEPVRPRTVARFLEVFGPRGFRPEVHRPSYGLAEATVYVASAGAEGPRSAVFDREALAQGRAIEVPDGQELVSVGRPLGQRVRIVRDGVALPDGLAGEVWIHGPNVAAGYWGRGDAAAFAGELDGVGGWLRTGDLGVFHRGDLYITGRLKDLIVVDGRNFHPQDIEAVAGEAHPAIRRDRVAAFGISDERGEGAMLVAEWAKNAEADVKEVTRVVLRAVSREHDLTLRSVRLVPSGDLPRTSSGKVARAAARARYSRRRG; encoded by the coding sequence ATGACCGCGTCGCCGGAGGATGTGCCGGAACAGGTGCTGCGCACCTCGATCGTCGAGCGGCTGTTCGCTCGCGAAGCCGATCCGCGCCCGCTGTTCACGCATCAGGATCACGGCGCCGGTCTGGACCACACGGTCACCTGGACCGAGTTCGTCTCCCGGGTGCGAGTGGTCGCCGGAGCACTGCGCCGGGTCACACGGCCGGGTGATCGTGCCGCCGTGCTCACCGGCCAGGACCTGAACTACCCCTTGGCTTTCTTCGGGGCACTCGCCACCGGACTGGTGGCCGTACCGCTGATGGCTCCGGGCACCCCCGCCCAGCGAGGCAGGCTCACCGGTGTGCTGGCGGACTGCGACGCCCGGGTCTGGCTGACCTCCGCTTCCGCCGCCGCGAAAGTACGCGAGGCAGGCACACCCGAGCACCTGATCGTGGTCGACGAACTCTCCGGACCGGGGGCCGAGCCGCTTCCCGTCACCCCCGAAAGCCCCGCTTACCTGCAGTACACCTCCGGGTCGACACGGGAGCCCGCCGGCGCGGTGATCCCGCATCGGGCGGTCGCGGCGGCCTGCTGGCAGGCGAGCCGCGCCTACGCCGTCAACGAGCACACGACCTGCGCCGGCTGGATCCCGTTCTTCCACGACATGGGCCTGATCCAGCTGCTGTGCCTGCCGGTCCACGCCGGAGCGCGCTCGGTCTTCATGTCGCCTGCCGAGTTCGTGCACCGGCCCCTGCGATGGCTCCGTCAGCTCGCCGATCACCCGGCCGTGTTCACCGCCGCGCCGAACTTCGCGTTCGACCTGGCCGCTGAAGCCGCTGAAGCCGCCGAAGAGGCAGGGGACGACCTGGACCTCTCCGATGTCCGGGTCGCGCTCAACGGCGCCGAGCCGGTCCGGCCGCGTACGGTCGCGCGTTTCCTGGAGGTCTTCGGCCCGCGTGGATTCCGGCCGGAAGTCCACCGTCCGTCCTATGGCCTGGCCGAGGCCACCGTGTACGTCGCGAGCGCGGGCGCGGAAGGCCCACGGAGCGCGGTGTTCGACAGGGAGGCTCTCGCGCAAGGCAGGGCGATCGAGGTGCCCGACGGGCAGGAACTCGTCTCGGTCGGCCGTCCGCTCGGGCAGCGGGTCCGGATCGTCCGCGACGGCGTGGCACTACCCGACGGCCTGGCCGGGGAGGTCTGGATCCACGGGCCGAACGTCGCCGCGGGATATTGGGGCCGCGGTGACGCGGCGGCGTTCGCGGGCGAACTCGACGGCGTCGGCGGCTGGCTGCGCACCGGCGACCTCGGCGTGTTCCACCGCGGTGACCTCTACATCACCGGCAGGCTCAAAGACCTCATCGTCGTCGACGGCCGCAATTTCCATCCGCAGGACATCGAAGCGGTGGCGGGGGAAGCGCATCCGGCGATCCGCCGTGACCGCGTGGCCGCCTTCGGAATCTCCGACGAAAGGGGCGAAGGGGCGATGTTGGTAGCCGAATGGGCAAAGAACGCCGAAGCCGATGTCAAAGAAGTCACCAGAGTGGTATTACGCGCGGTGTCACGGGAACATGATCTGACGTTGCGATCGGTACGTCTGGTTCCCTCCGGTGACCTTCCGCGCACTTCCAGTGGCAAGGTCGCGCGTGCGGCGGCGAGGGCGCGTTATAGTCGGCGCCGTGGGTGA
- a CDS encoding acyl carrier protein has translation MGDHRAEVVKVVSETFRLDPAEIEADAPLEELGIDSKGRIKLLSALEIYHDVSIDLDQLDRFTDIGSVAEVLAEALGGKAGGSDERR, from the coding sequence GTGGGTGATCACCGGGCGGAGGTCGTGAAGGTCGTCAGCGAGACTTTTCGGCTCGATCCCGCCGAAATCGAGGCCGACGCACCACTCGAAGAGCTGGGCATCGACTCCAAGGGACGGATAAAACTCCTGTCCGCGCTGGAGATCTACCACGACGTGAGCATTGATCTGGACCAGCTGGACCGGTTCACCGACATCGGGTCGGTGGCCGAAGTCCTCGCAGAGGCACTCGGCGGTAAGGCCGGCGGATCCGACGAAAGGCGCTGA
- a CDS encoding MFS transporter, which translates to MTGATRTGVFAVLRSTPAPVRYLLGGVLVNQLGAFVQTFLILYLTFRGTSVGFAGVCLAAYSVGAIFGAMLGGELTHRFGGRATIVTVMTCAAPLVASIPLVRGTPWALVTAVALSGLAIQAYRPAAAVLLAEYMPEEHKVMGFSMMRIALNIGAAVAPLIAAVVIQVNWDLLFWLDGTTAALWALLAFLLLPRGSKTPHEPTADAPPTLSARAVYGTMIRDTRFLCYLVAGLFGMMIYAGWVAVLPLNIVDAGYPVGLYSTVLVISSVVLITCELKITTYIVRIPKNLAGLFGNLVSAAGFALYGLIAQHQFFVIAGALLAVSGLMIHGPSTASHPATFPVELRSRYIATKETLSGVAATIGPVLGLFLWSEFGGPGFWGFCAVLSVIAGSMHIYGLKQPPVAEKVAEPEPEVVGERP; encoded by the coding sequence ATGACCGGCGCCACGAGGACCGGCGTCTTCGCGGTACTGCGGTCGACCCCCGCCCCCGTCAGGTATCTGCTCGGCGGCGTGCTGGTCAACCAGCTGGGCGCGTTCGTCCAGACGTTCCTGATCCTGTACCTGACGTTCCGGGGCACCTCGGTCGGTTTCGCCGGGGTCTGCCTCGCCGCGTACAGCGTGGGCGCGATCTTCGGCGCCATGCTCGGCGGCGAGCTGACCCACCGGTTCGGCGGCCGCGCGACGATCGTGACGGTGATGACGTGCGCGGCGCCGCTCGTCGCGTCGATCCCGTTGGTGCGGGGCACGCCCTGGGCACTGGTCACGGCGGTCGCGCTGTCCGGGCTGGCGATCCAGGCGTACCGGCCGGCGGCCGCGGTGCTGCTCGCGGAGTACATGCCGGAAGAGCACAAGGTCATGGGCTTTTCGATGATGCGCATCGCGCTGAACATCGGCGCGGCCGTGGCACCGCTGATCGCCGCCGTGGTCATCCAGGTGAACTGGGACCTGCTGTTCTGGCTGGACGGCACGACGGCGGCGCTGTGGGCGCTGCTGGCCTTCCTGTTGCTGCCGAGGGGAAGCAAGACCCCGCACGAGCCCACGGCCGACGCTCCTCCCACGCTGAGCGCTCGCGCGGTGTACGGGACGATGATCCGGGACACCCGGTTCCTGTGCTATCTGGTGGCGGGCCTGTTCGGCATGATGATCTACGCCGGCTGGGTCGCGGTGCTGCCGTTGAACATCGTCGACGCCGGTTATCCGGTGGGGCTGTACAGCACGGTGCTGGTGATCTCCTCGGTCGTGCTGATCACCTGTGAACTGAAGATCACCACCTACATCGTCCGGATCCCGAAGAATCTCGCCGGTCTGTTCGGCAACCTGGTGAGCGCGGCGGGATTCGCCCTCTACGGGCTGATCGCGCAGCATCAGTTCTTCGTGATCGCCGGCGCCCTGCTGGCGGTGTCCGGGCTGATGATCCACGGACCGAGCACCGCCTCCCATCCGGCGACTTTCCCGGTGGAGCTGAGAAGCCGCTACATCGCGACGAAGGAGACGTTGTCCGGGGTGGCCGCGACGATCGGGCCGGTACTGGGACTGTTCCTCTGGAGCGAGTTCGGCGGCCCCGGGTTCTGGGGGTTCTGCGCGGTGCTGTCCGTCATCGCGGGATCGATGCACATCTACGGCCTCAAACAGCCGCCCGTGGCGGAGAAGGTGGCCGAACCCGAGCCGGAAGTCGTGGGAGAGCGACCATGA
- a CDS encoding response regulator transcription factor translates to MIHRERLSRRTDRVKVAVHAPDLLAGLGATSILGADERLDVLAETDLGPAEVIVTVGNSIGDGVFTFLRQVRAASSLPSPPRCVIVTDDFPVQVLMTAIECGMAALLPRRDLDGEHLVRTILAVSQGAGALPPRLQGTLLSQLDRIQEDLLVPHGLALSGLSDREREVLRLLADGHGTEEIATKLAYSESTVKNVLHRVMSRYGLHNRTHAVAFALRTGSI, encoded by the coding sequence ATGATTCACCGGGAGAGGCTCAGCAGGAGAACCGATCGCGTCAAAGTCGCCGTGCACGCGCCGGATCTACTGGCCGGGCTGGGCGCGACGAGCATCCTCGGCGCCGACGAACGGCTGGACGTGCTCGCCGAAACCGACCTCGGGCCTGCCGAAGTGATCGTGACGGTGGGGAATTCGATCGGCGACGGGGTCTTCACCTTCCTTCGCCAGGTTCGTGCCGCGTCGTCACTCCCGTCGCCGCCGAGATGCGTGATCGTCACCGACGATTTCCCGGTCCAGGTCCTGATGACGGCGATCGAATGCGGCATGGCCGCCTTGCTGCCGCGGCGCGATCTCGACGGTGAGCATCTGGTGCGGACGATCCTCGCGGTCAGCCAGGGCGCCGGTGCGCTGCCGCCGCGCCTGCAGGGCACCCTGCTCTCCCAGCTCGATCGGATCCAGGAGGACCTGCTGGTCCCCCACGGTCTCGCGTTGTCCGGATTGTCCGACCGCGAACGGGAAGTGCTCCGCCTGCTGGCCGATGGCCATGGCACGGAGGAGATCGCGACCAAACTCGCCTATTCGGAGAGCACGGTGAAGAACGTGCTCCATCGGGTGATGTCGCGCTACGGCCTGCACAACCGCACGCACGCCGTCGCTTTCGCGTTGCGCACCGGCTCGATCTGA
- a CDS encoding TetR/AcrR family transcriptional regulator, with amino-acid sequence MTDADGQSPRERYRDQVRAEIKQHAWEQIAAAGVPALSLNAIAKRVGMSGPALYRYFASRDDLVTALIRDAYRSLADTIRAAFDAGADLTGLAVTIRDWARSDPQRYFLIYGTPVPGYHAPDDTTAISDEVMAVLLEASRAIAVDKPETPFDKHLDGHRAWAGDDPAPSATLHRALAFWTRLHGVLSLELAGHFTGMEFDPGLLIADELDDLTTR; translated from the coding sequence ATGACGGACGCGGACGGGCAGAGCCCGCGGGAGCGCTACCGCGACCAGGTGCGCGCGGAGATCAAACAGCACGCGTGGGAGCAGATCGCCGCCGCCGGGGTGCCCGCGCTGTCGCTCAACGCGATCGCCAAGCGGGTGGGAATGAGCGGCCCTGCCCTGTATCGGTACTTCGCGAGCCGCGACGACCTCGTCACCGCGCTCATCCGCGACGCCTATCGAAGCCTGGCCGACACGATCCGGGCGGCGTTCGACGCCGGTGCCGACCTGACCGGGCTCGCCGTCACCATCCGGGACTGGGCCCGGAGTGATCCGCAGCGCTACTTCCTCATCTACGGCACCCCCGTCCCCGGCTACCACGCGCCCGACGACACCACCGCCATTTCGGACGAAGTCATGGCCGTGCTGCTCGAAGCGTCCCGCGCGATCGCCGTCGACAAGCCGGAAACCCCCTTCGACAAGCATCTGGACGGCCACCGCGCCTGGGCGGGCGACGATCCGGCCCCGTCCGCGACCCTGCATCGCGCGCTGGCCTTCTGGACCCGCCTGCACGGCGTGCTCTCGCTCGAGCTCGCCGGCCATTTCACCGGCATGGAATTCGATCCCGGCCTGCTGATCGCGGACGAATTGGACGACCTCACGACCCGGTGA
- a CDS encoding WXG100 family type VII secretion target, producing the protein MATETTWTDVKAVLDDPAVPAEKKTQLIGSWMRTHPAPPPWADQEPEEIKQKRKEAEKYAASYNALPFLPYDDDLDKVYNGAKGAGDQASFNRKAETKAVDEGNKKLDATKEPTAEGAGTKTSDEIFDAAAPALKVFETFGTLLGKLPEDCRGNTRALDFEKDIKKPFDEQRGISFKNFVDDAAHFKTGSKTVQKTIDDTGSQLNTLYRTWTGEAADASSENYNEKILPKAKKLSQTLNDASEATLHTSATVFKLCKGKADTVIDLYKEIVGKADFPMAQKVVAIAAGEKSGAEDLGEIAGWMDVNFGSNLVQQLNNDGCCDDDEFKKAGQNLAKQWIQRQFIPEMWTVIYEGFAKSCKETKDFVNQAYDELDKVMGKVKNEFEGAGDKGGAGGSGGTGGGPGGNGPDFTGGPGGPGGGPGDGTGGGPGTGGGPGTGGGPGGGPGNGPDFTGGGPGSGPGTGGGPGTGGGPGGGPGNGPDFTGGGPGSGPGTGGGPGTGGGPGGGPGGSPGGPGGGPEGGSGSGPGGGSGPGGSGPGGQAKPPPVPEVNIPEGGAGGTGGGPGGGPGGGPEANKDQTSPSGSTPSASNGDEQKAAAEEAKKQAAAAAENAKKQASEALGKLGDGPAGADLGGSGGSGPGGGTGGGPGGGGGNTDAAAEAKAAAERATEEAKKQASDALNKMGDAPGGLGDTDSPDAKDTKDTKDADAKSADEKAADEAKKKASDALDKLDDELSGGDGDKLTDGKPGEDGDKAEDGERETLKVKQGDTTFEMTEPDEDGEMEIKVGDGSGPAKDFKLDWTGGGDESKLGSTPGSDKDDVHRPGPDGKIHLQDGEVKITAERPDGPSGPTVVTVDDGTGEPTTYTLGEEKSLADKAAQPLTPASGTVQPEPRTASFTPHHGGGGTIPDGIAAGDVGEVSGGGAGGGGAGGGFGGGASSPGTPSLPFETASPATGQSLSEGLHTGGGATPQPQPVASGVPSAPMGGPAGQSFGGGAMPPMGGMGAGGAGGQGGGDQERSNRAYRIEGEVFDQINEPTGRITGSLLDDEDQSVTRKR; encoded by the coding sequence GTGGCCACCGAAACCACCTGGACCGACGTCAAGGCCGTCCTCGACGACCCGGCGGTCCCCGCCGAGAAGAAGACCCAGCTCATCGGCTCGTGGATGCGGACGCATCCGGCGCCCCCGCCGTGGGCGGACCAGGAGCCGGAGGAGATCAAACAGAAGCGCAAGGAGGCCGAGAAATACGCGGCGTCCTACAACGCGCTTCCGTTCCTGCCCTACGACGACGACCTCGACAAAGTCTACAACGGCGCGAAGGGCGCGGGCGATCAGGCCAGTTTCAACCGGAAGGCGGAGACGAAGGCCGTCGACGAGGGCAACAAGAAACTCGACGCCACCAAGGAACCCACCGCCGAGGGCGCGGGGACCAAGACGTCGGACGAGATCTTCGACGCCGCCGCGCCCGCGCTCAAGGTCTTCGAAACCTTCGGCACCCTGCTGGGGAAGCTCCCGGAAGACTGCCGGGGCAACACCCGCGCGCTCGATTTCGAGAAGGACATCAAGAAGCCGTTCGACGAGCAGCGCGGTATCAGCTTCAAGAACTTCGTCGACGACGCCGCCCACTTCAAAACCGGTTCGAAGACCGTCCAGAAGACCATCGATGACACCGGTTCCCAGCTGAACACCCTTTACCGGACGTGGACCGGCGAGGCCGCGGACGCCTCGTCGGAGAACTACAACGAGAAGATCCTCCCCAAGGCCAAGAAACTTTCGCAGACGCTGAACGACGCGAGCGAAGCGACACTGCACACCAGCGCGACGGTGTTCAAACTGTGCAAGGGCAAGGCCGACACGGTGATCGATCTCTACAAGGAGATCGTCGGCAAAGCGGACTTCCCGATGGCGCAGAAGGTCGTCGCCATCGCCGCCGGTGAGAAGAGCGGTGCGGAGGATCTCGGCGAGATCGCGGGCTGGATGGACGTCAACTTCGGCTCCAATCTGGTCCAGCAGCTGAACAACGACGGCTGCTGCGACGACGACGAGTTCAAGAAGGCGGGCCAGAACCTCGCCAAGCAGTGGATCCAGCGGCAGTTCATCCCCGAGATGTGGACCGTCATCTACGAGGGCTTCGCCAAGTCCTGCAAGGAAACCAAGGATTTCGTCAACCAGGCCTACGACGAACTCGACAAGGTGATGGGCAAGGTCAAGAACGAGTTCGAAGGCGCGGGGGACAAGGGCGGCGCGGGCGGTTCCGGTGGCACGGGTGGCGGTCCCGGTGGCAATGGCCCGGACTTCACCGGTGGGCCGGGTGGTCCGGGAGGAGGTCCTGGCGACGGTACCGGTGGTGGCCCGGGTACCGGTGGTGGGCCCGGCACGGGTGGTGGGCCCGGCGGCGGGCCGGGTAACGGCCCGGACTTCACCGGGGGTGGTCCTGGCAGTGGGCCGGGTACCGGTGGTGGGCCCGGCACGGGTGGTGGACCCGGCGGCGGGCCGGGTAACGGCCCGGACTTCACCGGGGGTGGTCCTGGCAGTGGGCCGGGTACCGGGGGCGGGCCTGGTACCGGTGGCGGGCCCGGCGGTGGACCGGGTGGCAGCCCTGGTGGCCCTGGTGGTGGTCCGGAAGGCGGCTCGGGCAGCGGTCCGGGTGGCGGCTCGGGGCCGGGCGGTTCCGGGCCGGGTGGTCAGGCCAAGCCGCCGCCGGTCCCCGAGGTGAACATTCCGGAGGGCGGCGCGGGCGGAACCGGCGGAGGCCCCGGAGGCGGCCCCGGCGGTGGTCCGGAGGCGAACAAGGACCAGACGTCGCCCTCGGGCTCGACTCCGTCGGCGTCGAACGGCGACGAGCAGAAGGCCGCGGCCGAAGAGGCGAAGAAGCAGGCCGCCGCGGCGGCCGAAAACGCGAAGAAGCAGGCTTCCGAAGCGCTGGGCAAGCTGGGTGACGGCCCTGCCGGTGCCGACCTCGGCGGCTCCGGCGGCTCCGGTCCTGGTGGCGGTACCGGTGGTGGCCCCGGTGGCGGTGGGGGCAACACGGACGCCGCGGCCGAGGCCAAGGCCGCTGCCGAGAGGGCCACTGAAGAAGCGAAGAAGCAGGCGTCCGACGCCCTGAACAAGATGGGCGACGCCCCCGGCGGCCTGGGTGACACCGATTCCCCGGACGCCAAGGACACCAAGGACACCAAGGACGCTGATGCCAAATCGGCTGACGAGAAGGCCGCCGACGAGGCGAAGAAGAAGGCCTCCGACGCCTTGGACAAGCTCGACGACGAACTGTCCGGTGGAGACGGCGACAAGCTGACCGACGGCAAGCCCGGCGAGGACGGCGACAAGGCCGAGGACGGCGAACGCGAAACTCTCAAGGTCAAGCAGGGCGATACGACCTTCGAGATGACCGAGCCGGACGAAGACGGCGAGATGGAGATCAAGGTCGGCGACGGTTCCGGGCCCGCCAAGGACTTCAAGCTCGACTGGACCGGCGGCGGCGACGAGTCCAAGCTGGGCTCCACTCCCGGCTCGGACAAGGACGACGTCCACCGTCCGGGCCCGGACGGCAAGATCCACCTCCAGGACGGCGAGGTGAAGATCACCGCCGAACGTCCCGACGGACCGTCCGGGCCGACGGTCGTCACGGTCGACGACGGCACCGGCGAGCCCACCACGTACACGCTCGGCGAGGAGAAATCCCTCGCGGACAAGGCCGCGCAACCGCTCACTCCCGCCAGCGGCACGGTGCAGCCCGAGCCCCGTACGGCGTCGTTCACCCCGCACCACGGTGGCGGCGGAACGATTCCCGACGGCATCGCCGCCGGTGACGTCGGTGAAGTCAGCGGCGGCGGTGCCGGCGGCGGCGGTGCCGGCGGTGGTTTCGGTGGCGGCGCCTCGTCGCCTGGGACGCCTTCCCTGCCTTTCGAAACCGCGAGCCCCGCGACAGGCCAGTCGTTGTCCGAGGGCCTGCACACCGGCGGTGGCGCGACCCCTCAGCCGCAGCCCGTGGCCTCGGGTGTGCCGTCGGCTCCGATGGGCGGACCGGCGGGCCAGTCGTTCGGTGGCGGCGCGATGCCGCCGATGGGTGGCATGGGCGCGGGCGGAGCCGGTGGGCAAGGTGGCGGGGACCAGGAACGGAGCAACCGCGCGTACCGGATCGAGGGCGAGGTCTTCGACCAGATCAACGAACCCACCGGCCGGATCACCGGCTCGCTGCTGGACGACGAGGATCAGTCGGTCACCCGTAAGCGGTGA